TACTCATAATGTTTAATATGATACAAAAGCTATGTGAATAGCTGGGAGACTGTTAGggaatgaggaagaaaaatatCTATGCAGGTTCAAtacagatgtgattttttttcaattttttttttatccagaacTGGTTGAATTTGCATGTATAGAACCCTCAGACAGAAGCCTGGCTACATTACATTTTCttctagacacacatacatacatacgcaccTGTGTTAAAACTTAATGGATAAACGGCATCATGAAAGACTAGCAGCGGTAACAACACACTATAataaggcggatctctgtgagttcgaggccagcctggtctaccaagggagttccaggacaggctccaaagctacagagaaaccctgtctcgaaaaaccagaaaaaaaaaataagacaaaagtcaTTTTAAAGTCACATATCATTGCTTTCAGAATTTCCAACTTAACATTTTCAGACCATGGTTTACTCAACTGCACAAAGAAGAATCGAGAATGGGGAGGGCACTGATTCCTCCACTGCAGCTTAGAGAACCCCTGTGAGCCCCTCATTAGTATGTGCCCTCCAGTAGCCCACTTTCCTGGGGTTCTCCCTCAAGCCCTAATCCACTGCTGAATTTCTCATTTGTACCATGTAAGCCAAGTACCACCATACGAAGAACCCAGTGAAGATGGATGGATCCTGCGGAGGGAATGAGAATTCAGTCATGATGTAAACTCACCCAAGAAAGGGATGacgagggagaaggaggggagagaagggagagtaAGAGAGACTGAATATTTAAAGCCGTTTTCTATGGCTGTGAGAATAAGGGtgattataattttcttcttcatatttatcTCCATTTTCCCAATTTTCTCTATTGGCTAGTTATtacttatataaataattttaattcttaaaagtcTGTCAAGCCAGAAATTGGAGGCAATAAAAAGAGGCAACAGTAGACTCCAAGGAGCCAAGCTGACTTGGGACACCGAACATTACAAAACTAGAGGACACGGTTCtgcaggaggggaaagaaagaagggacacATGCCAGGTCAGAAGCTAGCTCCTGAAGAGCacttggaaagaaaacattttgattaaacaaagacacaaagacaaagacTTGACTCAGCAACAAACTAGCCTGAATGACTGGAGAAAATCCAAATGGGAGGGCCCTGGGAGATGGCTCGCACCCTTCCCTGGGAAGCCTCTGGAGCAAGAGTACATCCACATGTTGTAAACCTTTGTCCTAGAACCCGAGCCCACTAAAATTGGTGCCATAATCAAGGTGCCTGATACAAGAGTGTCATGAACCAAGGGTAAGAAAGAATATAgaaaccgggcgatggtggcgcacgcctttaatcccagcactcgggaggcagaggcaggcggatctctgtgagttcaagaccagcctggtctacgagagctagttccaggacaggctccaaaaccacagagaaaccctgtcttgaaaaaaaaaaaaaccaaaaaaaaaaaaaagaaagaatatagaagTGCCCAGAGGGCAGTgctcagagctggagagctgaGACCCAGAAGGTTCAAGCCCCTCATTCCGTGTCATTCACTGAGGTCAATCACGGATTGGAGGTGGCAGTGAATTAGGACATAGAGCTGGAGATGGATCAACAGGAGAAAGAAGCTTCCTAGGGAGCTAGAGGATCCTGTGTGAAACTGAGATTCAAGATCACCCTCAATAGTTTCCCTCTCTCAGGGTATTTCCAACTTCAGGCAGCTATCACTCTaagaaaactttatttagaaatacatacgGGCCAAGGCATCCCTAGCCAGAAGATATGCGCATCTGAGTTTGGGAAGTTGTGTTGGAATGCTCAGTAATTGTGAGACACTTAAGGTTTCCTGTCTGATATCATCTTCCAAAAGTAATTTCATATCTTATGTCTTCTCCCAAAATTCATACCAAGAAGCCATTGGCTCGCTTGATTCATTAGGCTTCAGCAGTAAGTATGCCCTTAATTAAACATGAACTCCcgtagctgctcttccagaatttAAAGGACTcatttattatatgaaaatatatcaccTGTTCTGGGCAGGTTATAAATATAATCTTTTTAATGTCTTgtgtttaaatacaaaataaatagaagttcagtagaaaataaatacaatattaattaataaatacagccatcagtagaaaagacagaaaattttaCAAAACTACAATGTAAGGTAATATTGGGGACACACAAAGGCATCCACATAAGGAAACcagtaatatataaataacatatacTGTGACCAGCAATAAATTATATGACAAAGAGGTGGTGTTTGAGGTCATGCTTCAATATACTAAGGATAGACAGTGTTGGGTAGCAATGTTCTCAGCAGCATCTGGGGCCATGTCCTCATCATACTTAAGACAGACACTCTTGGGTACCAGTGTTCTCGGCAGCATCTGGGACCATGTCTTCCTGGTAAGGAGGACTGGGACTCTTGGGTACCAGTGTTCTCAGCAGCATCTGGGGCCATGTCTTCCTGGTACAAAGGACTGGAACTCTTGGGTACCAGTGTTCTCAGCAGTCTCATCACTTCATCAACATCATCTCCTCCATCCATCTCAGAAGGATACCTATTTCCCCCAACGCCTTTACTACCGCGGCCTGAAGCTCAAGCTGAAGGAGGGAAGAGTAGATGCCTGCTGTCAGAGATGCAAAAGACATTTGCCCAAGGACAATCCTCCCTCCTATCATCAGGTCAGCTGGGTTAGTGACAAGAGCATTCTTTTCAAGATGAAAAGACTGCAAGAGGTGACAGCATATCAAATTttcacagaaagaaggaagactaCTGAGCCCACTGCTCTGGTCTTACACAGGGAATGGAGACTCAGAGAAAACTTGACTCACACAGACCAAAATAATAAGACCATTTCctcaagaagtgtgtgtgtgtgtgtctatgtgcatgtctgtgctgtCTGTGAGTGTTCCCTACTGTATATACTTAGATCTAATAAATATTGACATGCCAAGCACTGGACCAGTTCAGAAGTAAATGGCAATCCTTGCCCATAAGAGATTCTTGGTTGAGGAAGGGAACAAGCAGGAACAGTAACTGAAATAGGAGTGCCCGCATCATGGTAAGAGGGAGACAGCTCTGGGAGAAGCATCCACTACCTTTCTGGAGGTGACGCCTAGGCTGAATCCTgaacagggaagaggaagaggaggaggatgaggaggaggaggaggaggaggaggaNNNNNNNNNNNNNNNNNNNNNNNNNNNNNNNNNNNNNNNNNNNNNNNNNNNNNNNNNNNNNNNNNNNNNNNNNNNNNNNNNNNNNNNNNNNNNNNNNNNNgaagaagaagaagaagaagaagaagaagaagaagaagaagaagaagaagaagaagaagaagaagaagaagaagaagaagaagccagtgAGGAGTTGACTTAGGATTTCTAGGCAGATGTGCAAAAGTATCAATGTGAGAAACAGGACAGATGGGTATATATGATATTGTAAGTGAGTGATTTTgaaggtatgcatgtgtgtgcatattgaaAAATATTGCTTCTCATTTATGTCCCTCAGAAGATCCAGGTTCTCTgatagacatttttttcttcactggtAGGGCATCATGTAGAGAGAGCATCCTTCTAGAAATGGTCCCTGAGACGACAATGAACTATTAACCTGCTTTTTATCAACGTGAATATACCTCCCACGTATCTATAGTCTCAGTTTCAAAAACACACCGACCACAATCCCTACAAAAGTGAGGCATACCTCTGTGAAGTGACTCAGAATCTGGTTGTATTTCTTCATTGCTTCTTCCCCACAATGGCATGCCATACGGGAATGCTGAAAAAGACCCAAAGAATGGTAAGGTTTGTTTTTTACCTTTTACTGTGTATGGCACTTTCATACATGTAGATATGTGTGCCACATTCATGCcatgccagtggaggccagaagagggtgtcaggttcctAAGACTGGAGTTAACAGAGAGTTATACGCCACCATGTGATTGGTGGGAATCCAGCGTGGGTCCTctgtcagtactcttaactactgagtcatctctctgtttctaattttattttaaaacttggctTTTCTGCCCTTGCTTGACATAAGCAGAGAATTTGGTTTGTTACCTATAATCCTGTAAACAGTCATTTCTACATTTCTGTAGGAAAGTCTCTTTGTGGGTCATCATTTGAAGGAGCTTCTCCTTCCTGTGCCCCACTGGCTTCCTACCAAAGCTCCTGTCTAGGAGGCTCCAGAGCAAACCCAGTCCCTTATGGAAAGGATGCAATTCTAAGGTCTAACACAACCCAAGAGCTCGTCCAATAACCTATTGACTGACCACCTGAGCACAAAATGCCCTAGTAAGATTGTAGAATGCATTACCATAGGGGGGAAATATCTCATTTCATGGATACTAGGTAATAATTATAGACATCAGACAGCcagcattttatatttcttcagactttttaaagtgtttttttttgtttttttgttttttgttttgtttgtttttagagacaaggtttctctgtggctttggagcctgtcctggaactagctctgtagaccaggctggtctcgaacttacaaagatctgcctgtctctgcctcccgagtgctgggattaaaggcgtgtgccatcatcgcccggcttaaaGTGCTTTTTGAATAGAACATGTATTCGATAAAATGGAATACTTCTAAAGAGTTACATAGTTCaacacttttttgtttggttggttcagtttggtgttctgttttatttgtgatGCTGGATTCAACTTCTCTACCCAGTCAACGGAATAGGAAAACAAAGCTCGGTTGCTACCTGGTTTAAACTATGTACCCAAGGTCTACTCACGCAGATCGAGAGGTCCTTCTTGATGATCAGAAAAGAATTGGCTAGGCTGCTGGTCTTTCGGAGGATGTGATGGTCAGGGTTCTGATAGAATTTGAATACTCGATCCAGATAGAATCTCACTAAGTGGCGGAGGAGACAGCATCTCTCCGAATGCTGCAAAGAGCATCCGAGAAGTGAATGAATGAGCAGGAAGACAAGACCAGGCCTGATGGAGGAGCTCTGGCTTTATCTCCTCCCCAGAGTTCCCCAGATCAAGTCCATACCTCTGTGTCTTGCAGAGACTCAGTTGTTCTTAAGATTCTGATGTCTATGTTTTCATCTTCAGCTTGCTAAATAGGAGAAAGGACAAGAAAAGACAGGTCATTGGCTGCTGCCAGGGTTTTAGCTATCACAACCTTTGGCCTATCCTCCACTAGGGACACATGAGAGGCATTTTTAAACTATTAAGTACAGGCATCTCTTGGAAATACATTGTCCAGGACTGGAGTCTCTCCTGTTTCCATTAACACACTATCAGAGATACCccgagaagacagacagacaaaggaggaagaggacagataGACAGGAAATATGGATCCCTCCTTTACGTACCACACTATCCTGAATCTCAGAAAAATCCTTTTGTATTGCCTGGAGGTTTGCAGTGATCGCACAGCTTCCCAAATGGAGAGTCTTGAGCCCAGTCACAGGAGTCcaaaagagaaaacccacagcAGAGAACAGAATGAAGGCAAAACTGAAACCTCTCATCTTCTACCTAGATCCTGGAAAGCAGAGGTGGAAATTCAAAGAGATCAGAACTATTGGCTGCTCCAGTCAATCCAGCAAGAATCGGTCGGCACCAGGTGTCCCCTGGGTGGGAACTAGACAGCCTTCCCTGGCTGCAAGCAATGCTATGTGCTCACACAGCGTCCCAAGAAAAGCTGCTTCAGACAGAAGCAGTCCCGGACCTTCTGGGCCTAGGTGCCCGGTAGTACCACGGGTCATGGCTCCTTTATTGTGTCACCTTCCCGTTCCACAGTCACTGCCAGCAGGGAAGGCCTGGAGCGCAGACACTTGCAGTGAATCGACAGACGATGACATTTCAGAAATGTCAAAACTTGTTTGAGGGAATTGACGCAGACATCCGCCCCTTCCAGAAAGCCATTGCAACTCCTTTTGTGGTCCCCTTAGACCTACAGGGGAAAACAGTTTCACAGAAGCTGTGACCATGCCACCAAAAATACCTAGGGGAAAATTATCTAGACTTTATAGACACCCACGGGGCAGAGAGCCTGGCTCTATCATGATCAGAGTGCTTAAGTGAGCATAATATACTCACTGAAGCCCTGAAGCCAAAAAACAAAGTCAATTATTTCGCAACAGCCCTACAGCCCATGAAAGGCAACTGTTAGGGCTCCGCCTCAAGGTCTATAGGCTCTTGGGGCTCCACAGCGCCCTCTGCAGGGAAGCCATGGTCGGACATGCTTGAGATAGATCCAATAACAATGTGCTTATCTCACATTGTTATCTCAGGACTTAGGCAAAAAGCAGAAACACATTTGAAATAGTTCATGTATTCTTGGGGTGAGGTTATTCAGCTAAGAAGGCAATGCTTACTGAGTTAAAACTCAGTAATACATAAATTCAAAAATGGGCTATTCTAATGTTATCTTAAAAGATAACATTAGCATAGCCTAAGATAAGGAAAGTAAGTCTGGCCTCTGCCACAAAATGACGCAACCCTCTTGACATTTCTCCTGATATATTGTTCTCTGTCAACTCATGGCCAGTGCCTGCTGCTCCTTACCTGTTGGCCCTGACAGTGAACCTAGGATTAGGACAGACTATTTTAATGCTACATCAAGCAAGAAATTTTCTGCAGTAAACAATATCAAAATCTTAAATAGTAACAGAATTTGGCAATGTCTTATCGAGCCCTTGAAACAGAAGGAGACTCATGCACCcttatatatgtattttcataattaaaagttttctcAAAAGTATACCATGAGAATATTATTTATAGATGTTCTTCTCTCAAAATAAGTCaggtaaaattataataaaatctgGACAGTCTAAGTAAAACATTTGAATTTTAAGTGTTGATGAGGGACTggggatggctcagtctgtaaagtgcttgtcacacaggCATGAAGACTGGTGTTCACTGTCGACCCCCAACCTGTGTGAAGAGCTGGggcacacctgcagtcccagggcTGGAAGGGCACAGACAAGGAGATGCTGGGATAGTTAGCCCTCTAGCCTAGCTAAATCACTGAGCTCCAtgtctcagtgagagaccctgtctcaaaaacaagatggatGACTATTGAGGAAGGACCCTCAACGTTggtctcacacagacacatgtacatatacatgaacacacaactCCTacccacacgcacatacacactccaagtgcacatacacacaaacacacaactcctaccccctcacacacatacacacagagactgctcattcatttcccaactgctcagacccgaataatcacacagaaactgtattaattacaacactgcttaaccaatgattcaggcatattctagttagctcttacatcttgaattaacccactaattaatctattaatctgtgtatcgacatgaggctgtggcttagcaGTAAGGGTCCCacaacatctgtctccttctacagctacatggtgtctctctgactctgcctactctctctatctctgttctgattttccaCTGGCctttctctgctaagccatttgcTGAAACAGCTTCTATTAACCGATGGCAATAaaacgtattcacagcatactgaggggaattccacatcacacacataaatatatacgcACTCCGCATGCAAATCCACATGAACATacagcccctcctccaacacacaATCACTGAGTAGTGTAATAAGCTTACTTAATGTCCCAATATGTTTGGCTGCTTTTAGGGGATTTGGAGGGTAGGCAAAACCATAGTATTTCTGCCCTAGAAGCTCCCACCTCTGTCAGTTATCTCAGTTTGCCAAGACTGGGGGCATAGACTGAACTCGACATTTTTTTCAATGGGAATT
The sequence above is a segment of the Microtus ochrogaster isolate Prairie Vole_2 chromosome 6, MicOch1.0, whole genome shotgun sequence genome. Coding sequences within it:
- the Il20 gene encoding interleukin-20, with the protein product MRGFSFAFILFSAVGFLFWTPVTGLKTLHLGSCAITANLQAIQKDFSEIQDSVQAEDENIDIRILRTTESLQDTEHSERCCLLRHLVRFYLDRVFKFYQNPDHHILRKTSSLANSFLIIKKDLSICHSRMACHCGEEAMKKYNQILSHFTELELQAAVVKALGEIGILLRWMEEMMLMK